In Mycolicibacterium gadium, the genomic window CATATCGACGGGATGGTTTGGCACCTCGATGTCGGCTCGTCGCATCCTGGGGCTGGAGCAGGTCCCAAGGGTTGGGCTGTTCGCCCATTAAAGCGGCACGCGAGCTGGGTTTAGAACGTCGTGAGACAGTTCGGTCTCTATCCGCCGCGCGTCAGAAGCTTGCGGAAACCTGTCCCTAGTACGAGAGGACCGGGACGGACGAACCTCTGGTCCACCAGTTGTCCCACCAGGGGCACCGCTGGATAGCCACGTTCGGACAGGATAACCGCTGAAAGCATCTAAGCGGGAAACCCCCTCCAAGACCAGGCTTCTCACCCATCAAGTGGGATAAGGCCCCCCGCAGACCACGGGATCAATAGACCAGACCTACAAGTTCAGCAATGAATGCAGGGAACTGGCACTAACCGGCCGAAAACTTACACACACTCGCAACCACACCCAACCACAAACCACACCCACCCCACCACCAAATAACCACGGGGACACAAGAACTCCCACCACCAGTGGGTCACTTTGACAAGTGAATACAGTTACGGCGGTCAATAGCGGCAGGGAAACGCCCGGACCCATCCCGAACCCGGAAGCTAAGCCTGCCAGCGCCGATGATACTACCCAACCCGGGTGGAAAAGTAGGACACCGCCGAACACAAATTAGGATCACCCCCCACAATTGCGTGGGGGGTGATTCTATTTGCGACAATTGATTTCGAATTCTCAATAGTCGCGTGATCGGGTAGAAAGGCATACGTGGCTCACGACGGAAACGGCGACAACCGCGGACGCGGTCCTCGGCCTTCGCCGCCGCGCTCATCGGGTCCCAACCGGGCCCGCCGCGCCCAACCGCGGTCCGAGGCGCGCGAGACGCCGCGGGACGACGGCCCGCCGATCCCCGCCGACATCGAAGCCAAACAGCTGGCACCCGAAATCCGCGGCGAACTCACGACTTTGGATAAGAGCACCGCCGATACGGTCGCCCGACATCTCATCGCCGCCGGCCTGCTGCTCGACGAGGATCCCGAAACCGCCCTGGCTCACGCACGCGCGGCACGCGCCCGCTCCGGTCGCATCGCCGCGGTCCGCGAAGCCGTCGGAATTGCCGCCTATCAATGTGGCGACTGGGCCCAGGCGTTGGCTGAACTGCGCGCGGCCCGCCGCATGGGCAGTAAGTCGGCCCTGCTCCCGCTCATCGCCGACTGTGAACGTGGTGTCGGACGTCCAGAGAAGGCCATCGAACTGGCCCGCAGCCCCGAGGCCGCCGAACTCACCGGTGACGATGCCGACGAGATGCGCATTGTCGCCGCCGGCGCCCGTTCGGACCTCGGTCAACATGAACAGGCGATCGCGATTCTGTCTGCGCCGCAGCTGGATCGGACGCGAAAGGGTCAGACCGCCGCGCGGCTCTTCTACGTGTATGCCGAGACGCTGCTGGCGCTGGGCCGAAACGAGGAAGCGCTGCAATGGTTCATCAGCGCCGCCGCCGCGGACGTCGAGGGACTGACCGACGCCGAAGAGCGGATCACGGAGCTGAGCTGACGTGAGCGCCCTTGTGCAGGACCATGACTGCCTGCTGCTCGACCTCGACGGCACGGTGTTCCGCGGGCACGAAGCCACCGAAGGCGCGGTCGAAACACTCTCGACCGTCAACTCGCGCACGCTTTACGTCACCAACAACGCGTCCCGCAGCCCGGCCGAGGTGGCCCAGCACCTACAGGAATTGGGCTTCGCCGCCAAACCCGACGACGTCGTCACCAGTGCGCAGAGCGCGGCGAATCTACTGGCGGCCCAATTGCCGCCCGGCTCAGCGGTTCTCATCGTCGGCACCGACGCGCTCGCCGACGAGGTGCGACGGTCCGGGCTCGAACCGGTGCGGCAGTTCTCCGACGGGCCGGTCGGCGTCGTGCAGGGTCATTCCCCGCAGACCGGCTGGTCCGACCTTGCCGAAGCGGCGTTGGCGATTCGCAACGGTGCACTCTGGGTCGCGGCGAATGTCGATCTGACATTGCCGTCGGAGCGAGGTCTGCTGCCGGGCAACGGCTCGATGGTCGCGGCCCTGCGGGCGGCGACCAACCAGAAGCCCCAGGTGGCGGGTAAGCCGCAGCCGACGCTGATGAACGACGCGTTGGCCCGCGGGACCTTCTCCGCGCCGCTGGTCGTTGGGGACCGCCTCGATACCGACATCGCCGGGGCCAAGGCGGCTGACCTGCCGAGTCTCATGGTCCTGACCGGTGTCAGCACGGCCGAAGACATGATCCGGGCGGGGGCCTCGGAGCGGCCCGACTACCTGGCGGCCGACCTGCGCTCGCTGTACGCCCGCGCCGACATTCTGCGTGTCGAACCCCATCCGGCGTGGCGCATCGACATCGGCGCATCCGACGTGGTGGTTCATGCCACGGGTCAGGACCGGGGCGACGCGCTGTCGGTCGTCCGTGCGACTGCCAGCGCAGTCTGGGACGCGAACCTCGACGGCCGTCCCTTCACGATTTCGGCGGGGGACGACACCGCGCGACAGGCCCTGGAGCCATGGTCCGTGCTCACCCCCGCCGATCGGCTAGCGTGAACATCGACATGAGTACCGACCCGGACCAAATTCGCGCCCAAATCGCGGAGTTGCTGGCAGACCTGCCCGACCCCGCTCAGGAGGGTGTCGAGATCGCCGACTCCGAGATCGACGTCATCGCCGCGCGGCTCGAGGAGGCGCACGAGCTGCTGGTCCACGCGCTCGAATCGGTCGAGAAGGGCTGACCCGTCGTGGCACGGCGGGCACGTGTTGACGCCGAGCTGGTGCGACGCGGCCTGGCCCGCTCCCGCCAGCAGGCAGCCGAGCTGATCGGCGCGGGGCGCGTCAGCATCGACGG contains:
- a CDS encoding tetratricopeptide repeat protein gives rise to the protein MAHDGNGDNRGRGPRPSPPRSSGPNRARRAQPRSEARETPRDDGPPIPADIEAKQLAPEIRGELTTLDKSTADTVARHLIAAGLLLDEDPETALAHARAARARSGRIAAVREAVGIAAYQCGDWAQALAELRAARRMGSKSALLPLIADCERGVGRPEKAIELARSPEAAELTGDDADEMRIVAAGARSDLGQHEQAIAILSAPQLDRTRKGQTAARLFYVYAETLLALGRNEEALQWFISAAAADVEGLTDAEERITELS
- a CDS encoding HAD-IIA family hydrolase, whose amino-acid sequence is MSALVQDHDCLLLDLDGTVFRGHEATEGAVETLSTVNSRTLYVTNNASRSPAEVAQHLQELGFAAKPDDVVTSAQSAANLLAAQLPPGSAVLIVGTDALADEVRRSGLEPVRQFSDGPVGVVQGHSPQTGWSDLAEAALAIRNGALWVAANVDLTLPSERGLLPGNGSMVAALRAATNQKPQVAGKPQPTLMNDALARGTFSAPLVVGDRLDTDIAGAKAADLPSLMVLTGVSTAEDMIRAGASERPDYLAADLRSLYARADILRVEPHPAWRIDIGASDVVVHATGQDRGDALSVVRATASAVWDANLDGRPFTISAGDDTARQALEPWSVLTPADRLA